A DNA window from Luteolibacter luteus contains the following coding sequences:
- a CDS encoding AraC family transcriptional regulator, with the protein MSSKPRRTTAGQTDVIPLPRDTRLARLLDPLAIQEGYTPSLLPGVKFMRSSFPILRTKVSYDPSIVIVAQGRKRGYIGDHVYTYDANQYLVLSVPLPFECETLSSPDGPLLGISIGVSPTSVAELIMEMERTQPIPMGKPEAIRSTPLDDRLYDAVVRLVEALANPDEARILGPQCAREILYRVLCGEEGGTLRALAAPHTHFGQISRALHRIHNDFATPIDMATLAGEAGMSLSTFHAHFKAVTSSPPLQYLKTIRLHKARLLMVNQGETANSACRLVGYESASQFNREFKRFFGDTPAAVAEEMRRNLINLS; encoded by the coding sequence ATGAGCAGCAAACCAAGGAGAACCACCGCCGGACAAACCGACGTCATCCCTTTGCCTCGCGACACCCGTTTGGCCCGCTTGCTTGATCCTCTCGCCATCCAAGAGGGCTACACTCCCTCCCTTCTTCCCGGCGTGAAGTTCATGCGCTCCAGTTTTCCGATCCTCCGTACCAAAGTCTCCTATGATCCCAGCATCGTGATCGTCGCCCAAGGTCGTAAGCGCGGCTACATCGGCGATCACGTCTACACCTACGACGCGAACCAATACCTCGTCCTCTCGGTGCCCCTCCCCTTCGAATGCGAAACCCTCTCGTCTCCGGACGGCCCCTTGCTCGGCATCTCCATCGGCGTCTCACCCACCTCCGTCGCAGAGCTGATAATGGAAATGGAAAGGACGCAGCCGATCCCGATGGGCAAGCCGGAAGCCATCCGCTCCACACCGCTCGATGATCGCCTCTACGATGCCGTGGTCCGCTTGGTCGAGGCCCTCGCCAATCCCGACGAAGCACGCATTCTCGGCCCGCAATGCGCACGGGAAATCCTCTACCGCGTACTCTGCGGTGAAGAAGGCGGCACCCTTCGCGCGCTCGCCGCACCGCACACCCACTTCGGCCAGATCAGCCGCGCGCTCCACCGCATTCACAATGACTTCGCCACGCCCATCGACATGGCAACGCTGGCCGGCGAGGCAGGCATGAGCCTCTCCACCTTCCACGCCCATTTCAAGGCCGTGACCAGCTCACCGCCCCTGCAATACCTGAAGACCATCCGTCTTCACAAGGCGCGCCTGCTCATGGTGAACCAAGGCGAAACCGCCAACAGCGCCTGCCGTCTCGTCGGCTATGAAAGCGCCTCGCAGTTCAATCGCGAGTTCAAGCGCTTCTTCGGAGACACCCCCGCGGCAGTCGCCGAAGAGATGCGAAGAAACCTCATCAATCTCTCCTGA
- a CDS encoding SDR family oxidoreductase, with amino-acid sequence MSINTESKVVLITGASSGIGEATARVLARKGHRLLIGARRADRLEALAKQLREEGGTVEFTSLDVTDLEDVRAFAGLALEKFGRIDVIVNNAGVMPLSPLEALKIDEWNQMIDVNIRGVLHGIAAALPVMKKQGSGQVINVSSIGGHQVWPTCAVYSATKYAVIAISDGLRQENRDIRVTVISPGVTTSELAHTITDPDTVKMIDAFREVAIPAEAIGKAISFAIEQPDDVDVNEIIVRPTASAY; translated from the coding sequence ATGAGCATCAACACTGAATCGAAAGTTGTCCTGATCACCGGAGCCAGCAGCGGTATCGGTGAAGCCACTGCCCGGGTATTGGCCCGAAAGGGTCACCGTCTCCTGATCGGTGCGCGCCGTGCGGATCGTCTGGAGGCGCTTGCCAAGCAACTCCGCGAAGAAGGTGGCACGGTCGAGTTTACCTCGCTGGACGTGACGGATCTCGAAGATGTGCGAGCCTTCGCGGGCCTCGCGCTGGAGAAGTTCGGCCGCATCGACGTCATCGTGAACAATGCGGGCGTGATGCCGCTTTCCCCGCTCGAAGCGCTGAAGATCGATGAGTGGAACCAGATGATCGATGTGAACATCCGCGGGGTCCTGCATGGCATCGCCGCGGCATTGCCGGTGATGAAGAAGCAAGGATCCGGTCAGGTGATCAATGTGTCGTCGATCGGCGGTCACCAGGTGTGGCCGACCTGTGCGGTGTATAGTGCCACCAAGTATGCGGTGATCGCGATCTCCGACGGGCTGCGCCAAGAGAATCGGGACATCCGCGTGACGGTTATCTCGCCTGGCGTGACGACCTCCGAACTGGCTCATACCATTACCGATCCGGACACGGTGAAGATGATCGATGCCTTTCGCGAGGTGGCGATTCCCGCTGAAGCGATTGGCAAGGCGATCTCCTTTGCGATCGAGCAACCCGATGACGTGGATGTGAACGAGATCATCGTTCGCCCCACAGCCAGCGCCTACTGA
- a CDS encoding SDR family NAD(P)-dependent oxidoreductase, with protein sequence MNFQNKIALVTGGSRGLGRNIALELARKGADIVLTYRERKSDGESVAAEIKALGRKAELLQLDVADTKGFPAFAEALKAVLASRWQRDNFDFLLNNAGIDSSAPFTEMTEENFDRLYNVHFKGVYFLTQKLLPLIADGGRIVNTSSGLARFAIPGYSAYGSLKGAVEVLTRYLAKELGPRRINVNLVAPGPIETDFTAAHLGHEGVREFLAAQTALGRVGVPDDIGGVVAFLCSEEGRWVNAQRVEASGGIFL encoded by the coding sequence ATGAACTTTCAAAACAAGATCGCCCTCGTTACCGGCGGAAGCCGCGGCCTCGGCCGGAATATCGCCCTCGAACTGGCCCGCAAGGGCGCGGACATCGTGCTGACCTATCGCGAACGCAAAAGCGATGGCGAATCCGTGGCCGCAGAGATTAAGGCGTTGGGCCGAAAGGCAGAACTGCTCCAACTCGATGTGGCCGATACCAAGGGCTTTCCCGCCTTTGCGGAGGCCTTGAAGGCTGTCCTCGCTTCGCGCTGGCAACGGGACAACTTCGACTTCCTGCTCAACAATGCGGGGATCGACTCCTCGGCTCCTTTCACGGAGATGACGGAGGAGAACTTCGACCGGCTCTACAACGTGCACTTCAAGGGAGTGTATTTCCTCACGCAGAAGCTGCTGCCGCTCATCGCGGATGGCGGACGGATCGTGAATACCTCCAGCGGTCTCGCCCGTTTCGCGATTCCCGGCTACTCCGCCTATGGTTCGCTGAAGGGCGCGGTGGAGGTGCTCACGCGCTACCTTGCGAAGGAACTCGGGCCGCGCCGGATCAATGTGAACCTTGTGGCTCCGGGGCCGATCGAGACGGACTTCACGGCCGCTCATCTCGGGCATGAGGGCGTCCGTGAGTTCCTTGCGGCGCAGACCGCATTGGGACGTGTCGGTGTGCCGGATGACATTGGGGGTGTTGTCGCCTTCCTGTGCTCGGAAGAGGGGCGCTGGGTGAATGCGCAGCGAGTGGAGGCCTCCGGGGGAATTTTCCTGTAA
- a CDS encoding iron chaperone produces MKASGGIDDYISKQPENVRPLLEQIRSEIRNAAPKAEETIKYGLPTFTLNGNLVHFGAFKKHIGFYPVTSGIHEALEKELEPLDCEKGTLRFPIGEKLPLPLIRKIVKLRVKENASK; encoded by the coding sequence ATGAAGGCAAGCGGCGGCATCGACGACTACATCTCGAAGCAGCCGGAAAACGTCCGGCCGCTCCTTGAGCAAATCCGATCCGAGATCCGGAACGCTGCGCCAAAAGCGGAAGAGACGATCAAATATGGCCTGCCTACCTTCACCCTGAACGGCAACCTCGTCCACTTCGGGGCCTTCAAGAAACACATCGGCTTCTATCCGGTCACTTCAGGCATCCACGAAGCGTTGGAAAAGGAACTCGAACCATTGGACTGCGAAAAAGGAACTCTCCGATTCCCCATCGGCGAGAAACTCCCCCTCCCCCTGATCCGCAAGATCGTAAAGCTGCGGGTCAAGGAGAATGCCTCGAAGTAG
- a CDS encoding HAD family hydrolase, which translates to MSSEPESIFIWDFDGTLGYREGMWSGALADLSRGLRPDLALGPEAFRPHLQSGFPWHDWEHVRKPQSPDEWWQAMSEVIHRAVAKVERLAAADYDAIVAGIRDEYLRADSWALFPDVLPFFSSLFASTKRHVILSNHVPELEEILRSLGIRDYFEAVFNSSLTGIEKPHAEAFAQVLRAYPDASGLIMIGDSYEADIAPAESAGIPAVLLRNSDPRARWSCRGMDELPPLLGEIAASRSLVLRSGYGGQAVNIGK; encoded by the coding sequence ATGTCCAGCGAACCGGAAAGCATCTTCATCTGGGACTTCGATGGCACCTTGGGCTATCGCGAGGGAATGTGGTCCGGTGCCTTGGCGGATTTGTCGCGGGGCCTGAGGCCCGATCTCGCACTTGGCCCGGAAGCTTTCCGCCCGCACCTTCAGAGCGGCTTTCCGTGGCATGATTGGGAGCATGTCCGAAAGCCGCAATCACCGGACGAATGGTGGCAGGCCATGTCGGAGGTGATCCACCGGGCTGTGGCGAAAGTGGAGAGGCTGGCCGCGGCGGACTATGACGCGATCGTGGCAGGGATTCGCGATGAATATCTCCGAGCGGACAGCTGGGCGCTTTTTCCCGATGTCCTTCCTTTCTTCTCCTCGCTCTTTGCCTCCACCAAGCGACACGTGATTCTCTCCAATCACGTGCCCGAGTTGGAGGAGATCCTCCGATCGCTCGGAATTCGCGATTACTTCGAGGCGGTCTTCAACTCTTCCCTCACTGGGATTGAGAAGCCGCATGCCGAGGCCTTTGCACAGGTGCTCCGTGCTTATCCGGATGCCAGCGGATTGATCATGATCGGAGATAGCTATGAAGCAGACATTGCTCCGGCGGAGTCGGCTGGAATTCCCGCGGTGCTACTGCGTAATTCTGATCCTCGTGCCCGTTGGAGTTGTCGCGGGATGGACGAGTTGCCTCCGCTTCTCGGAGAGATTGCAGCCTCCCGGTCACTTGTGCTTCGCAGTGGCTACGGAGGTCAGGCGGTCAATATAGGCAAGTAG
- a CDS encoding TIGR00645 family protein: protein MDVSPSPPSDHSRQDLFPGHRMLGNFIFLSRWLQAPLYVGLIIAQCVYVYHFLIELWHLVGKANKITETEIMLTVLGLIDVVMIANLLIMVIVGGYETFVSRLHLDKHPDQPEWLSHVNAGILKVKLATALIGISSIHLLKTFIEAQRMEPAVMMWQVIIHLAFVLSALLLAYIDRLTSVATAKHK, encoded by the coding sequence ATGGACGTCTCTCCTAGCCCGCCATCCGACCACTCCCGCCAAGACCTCTTCCCGGGCCACCGGATGCTGGGAAATTTCATCTTCCTGAGCCGCTGGCTTCAGGCCCCGCTCTACGTGGGCCTGATCATTGCCCAGTGCGTCTACGTCTACCACTTCCTCATCGAGCTCTGGCACCTGGTTGGAAAAGCGAACAAGATCACGGAAACCGAGATCATGCTCACCGTGCTGGGCTTGATCGATGTCGTCATGATCGCCAATCTCCTGATCATGGTGATCGTGGGCGGCTATGAGACCTTCGTGTCCCGCCTCCATCTGGACAAACATCCCGACCAACCGGAGTGGCTGTCCCACGTGAATGCCGGCATCCTCAAGGTGAAGCTCGCGACCGCCCTGATTGGCATTTCGTCCATCCACCTCCTCAAGACCTTCATTGAAGCGCAGCGCATGGAGCCCGCCGTCATGATGTGGCAGGTCATCATTCACCTCGCCTTCGTGCTCTCCGCCTTGCTACTTGCCTATATTGACCGCCTGACCTCCGTAGCCACTGCGAAGCACAAGTGA
- the polA gene encoding DNA polymerase I, whose product MPRLFLLDGMALVYRAHFAFIQNPIRNSKGINTSALYGFTNTLLTILEKEKPTHLGVAFDTSAPTPRHVKFPAYKAQRDEMPEELAAAIPNVKRLCKAFHIPILEIDGFEADDLIGTLAKRAEPEGFETYMVTPDKDFAQLLSATTFMWKPGKKGSEHEIIGLPQLPEIWGVKEAHQIIDLLGLMGDTVDNIPGVPGIGPKTAQKLIADFGSVEELLANTSKLKGKQKENLEAHADNARLSKDLATIIIDAPIEVTWEDLILSPRDEEAVKDLFTEFEFRSLTKRLFGEFSAAAPAASEESAAAEIAGPSSQTIFETFKKIGEVPHTYHLADTAEKQAELFAALKQQKSFCFDIETTSLDRFEAKLLGVAFSWAAHEGWYLPYTEDLLPALRGVLTGPAEKIGHNLKYDVSVLYHHSVMVAEPVFDTMLAHSLIYPDQRHTMDYLSETMLGYSPIKLADIANTHLQPPLPGPPTDDLFSFAETKKNSKELDVSAIPLETLAEYAAEDADVTWQLAERLRPLIDGREKVLNEIECPLLPVLVRMEMEGIAVDPAALVEIGGELQKRIDELSVSIAKHAGRPFNLNSPKQLGEILFGELGLADKAKKTKTGQFKTDEATLATLAGKHPIIDEILEYREATKLKGTYLDALPAHIVKETGRIHTQFHQLVAATGRLASTDPNLQNIPIRTAMGRQIRKAFVPREGFTLLSCDYSQIELRVMAALASDASMTEAFRENRDIHTATAAKVWGISESEVTREQRSGAKMVNFGIIYGISAFGLSQRLGIPRGEAGEIINNYFTQYPAIKEFMDRTIQEARMSGYVETLTGRRRYFPDLTSGNQTIRGNAERAAINTPIQGTSADMIKLAMIRIDELLRAKPYRSKMLLQVHDELVFDLDPAESEELLPKILHAMETALPLPGGVPILVEHGTGSNWLAAH is encoded by the coding sequence ATGCCGCGACTTTTCCTCCTGGATGGGATGGCCCTCGTTTACCGGGCCCACTTTGCCTTCATCCAGAACCCGATCCGTAACTCCAAGGGAATCAACACCTCCGCCCTCTACGGATTCACCAATACGCTGCTGACGATCTTGGAAAAAGAAAAGCCGACCCACCTCGGGGTCGCTTTCGATACCTCCGCGCCGACCCCCCGCCATGTGAAGTTCCCCGCCTACAAGGCGCAGCGCGACGAGATGCCGGAGGAGCTCGCCGCAGCCATCCCGAACGTGAAGCGGCTTTGCAAGGCCTTCCACATTCCCATCCTGGAGATCGACGGCTTCGAGGCTGACGACCTGATCGGCACGCTGGCGAAAAGGGCCGAGCCTGAGGGCTTCGAGACCTATATGGTGACGCCGGACAAGGATTTTGCGCAGCTTCTCAGCGCCACCACCTTCATGTGGAAGCCGGGCAAGAAGGGCTCCGAGCACGAAATCATCGGCCTGCCCCAGCTTCCGGAAATCTGGGGTGTAAAGGAAGCCCACCAGATCATCGATCTGCTCGGCCTCATGGGCGACACGGTGGACAATATCCCCGGCGTGCCCGGCATCGGCCCGAAGACCGCCCAGAAGCTCATCGCGGACTTTGGTTCCGTGGAGGAACTGCTCGCAAATACTTCGAAACTGAAGGGCAAGCAGAAGGAAAATCTCGAGGCTCATGCTGACAACGCACGTCTCTCGAAGGACCTTGCCACCATCATCATCGATGCCCCGATCGAGGTCACATGGGAAGATCTGATCCTCTCTCCTCGCGACGAGGAGGCGGTGAAAGACCTCTTCACTGAGTTCGAATTCCGTTCTCTGACCAAACGGCTCTTCGGGGAATTTTCCGCTGCGGCACCCGCCGCCAGTGAGGAAAGTGCTGCTGCCGAAATCGCAGGCCCTTCGAGCCAGACGATCTTCGAGACCTTCAAGAAGATCGGTGAGGTGCCTCACACCTACCACCTCGCGGATACCGCGGAGAAACAGGCGGAGCTCTTTGCCGCACTGAAGCAACAGAAGAGCTTCTGCTTCGATATTGAGACGACCTCGCTCGACCGCTTCGAGGCGAAGCTACTGGGCGTCGCTTTTTCATGGGCTGCGCACGAGGGCTGGTATCTCCCCTATACCGAAGACCTGCTTCCCGCACTGCGCGGGGTCCTGACCGGACCGGCGGAAAAGATCGGCCACAATCTGAAATACGATGTCTCCGTCCTGTATCACCACAGCGTCATGGTGGCGGAGCCGGTCTTCGACACCATGCTCGCCCACTCGCTGATCTATCCGGACCAGCGGCACACGATGGATTACCTTAGCGAGACGATGCTCGGCTACTCGCCGATCAAACTCGCGGACATCGCGAACACCCATCTTCAGCCTCCTCTGCCGGGACCTCCGACAGATGATCTCTTCAGCTTCGCGGAGACGAAGAAGAACAGCAAGGAACTCGACGTTTCCGCCATCCCGCTTGAGACACTTGCCGAATACGCTGCGGAGGATGCCGATGTCACCTGGCAGCTGGCCGAGCGCTTGCGTCCCCTGATCGACGGACGCGAAAAGGTGCTCAACGAGATCGAGTGCCCGCTCCTACCGGTGCTCGTCCGCATGGAAATGGAAGGCATCGCGGTTGATCCTGCAGCGCTGGTTGAAATTGGCGGCGAACTCCAGAAGCGCATCGATGAACTCTCGGTATCCATCGCGAAACACGCGGGACGCCCCTTCAACCTGAACTCGCCGAAGCAACTCGGCGAAATCCTCTTCGGGGAGCTTGGCCTGGCCGACAAGGCGAAGAAGACCAAGACCGGCCAATTCAAGACCGACGAAGCCACTCTCGCCACCTTGGCAGGCAAGCATCCGATCATCGATGAGATCCTCGAGTATCGCGAAGCGACCAAGCTGAAGGGCACCTACCTCGATGCGCTGCCCGCACATATCGTGAAGGAGACCGGTCGCATCCACACCCAGTTTCACCAGCTTGTCGCCGCGACCGGTCGCTTGGCATCCACAGATCCGAATCTCCAGAACATCCCCATTCGCACCGCGATGGGTCGGCAAATCCGGAAAGCTTTTGTCCCTCGGGAAGGCTTCACATTGCTCTCCTGCGATTACTCGCAGATCGAACTACGCGTGATGGCTGCCCTAGCAAGCGACGCCTCGATGACCGAGGCCTTCCGCGAGAATCGCGACATTCACACCGCGACCGCCGCCAAGGTCTGGGGCATCTCCGAAAGCGAAGTCACCCGCGAGCAGCGCAGCGGTGCGAAGATGGTGAACTTCGGGATCATCTACGGCATCTCCGCCTTCGGGCTCAGCCAGCGCCTCGGCATTCCCCGCGGTGAGGCCGGAGAAATCATCAACAACTACTTCACCCAGTATCCGGCGATTAAGGAGTTCATGGATCGCACCATCCAGGAAGCCCGGATGAGCGGGTACGTGGAGACCCTCACGGGTCGCAGAAGGTATTTCCCCGATCTCACCTCCGGAAACCAGACGATCCGCGGCAATGCGGAACGCGCGGCGATCAACACCCCGATCCAAGGCACCTCCGCGGACATGATCAAGCTGGCCATGATCCGGATCGACGAGCTTCTCAGGGCGAAGCCCTACCGCAGCAAGATGCTGTTGCAGGTGCACGACGAACTCGTCTTTGACCTCGACCCCGCGGAAAGCGAGGAGCTGCTTCCGAAGATCCTCCACGCGATGGAAACGGCCCTGCCGCTTCCCGGCGGCGTGCCGATCCTCGTGGAGCACGGCACGGGCAGCAATTGGCTGGCCGCGCACTAA